A genomic segment from Sparus aurata chromosome 20, fSpaAur1.1, whole genome shotgun sequence encodes:
- the mrm1 gene encoding rRNA methyltransferase 1, mitochondrial: protein MWVFRILHQHKLLLVWTRRLQQPGLISRVGSQFASYHVSAALQRPKGSSIKPVVKRQRWQERERSVQGKAWRNETPVLQKQTQTRTDGSRVSSELRKLCLDDFPAEREKLVRERSTPESRAENHEIVFGIAPCLLALTHGRRKAHKLFVKDGETSNRSSVVKVCEEAHQRGVQVHRVSKRDLDKMSSGRVHQGVCLQASPLRYLTEDSAPRRNDSRPPLWLVLEEIQDPMNLGAILRSAYFLGVDRVASSLHDSCPLSPVVSKASSGVMEVFGVYGYENLEDMLRLKASQGWQVVGTVGTEAEQSHIPVGQCSDFQMTKPTLLLMGGEGEGLSKELLSLCQTLLTIPAGRELFPGIESLNVSVATGILLHSLLSTR, encoded by the coding sequence ATGTGGGTATTCAGGATTTTGCACCAGCACAAGTTGCTTCTTGTTTGGACTAGAAGACTGCAGCAGCCTGGATTAATCTCAAGAGTGGGCTCTCAGTTTGCGTCCTATCACGTCTCAGCTGCTCTCCAGCGCCCAAAGGGCAGCAGCATCAAACCTGTGGTGAAGAGACAACGATGGCAGGAGCGTGAGAGGTCAGTTCAGGGCAAAGCGTGGAGAAATGAGACCCCGGTGTTGCAGAAGCAAACTCAGACGAGgacagatggcagcagggtgtcGTCTGAACTCAGGAAGCTGTGTCTGGATGATTTCcctgcagagagggagaagctgGTGAGAGAGAGGTCAACACCGGAGTCCAGAGCAGAGAACCATGAGATTGTATTTGGCATCGCTCCCTGTCTCTTGGCTCTCACTCACGGCAGGAGGAAGGCCCATAAACTGTTTGTAAAAGATGGAGAGACCTCCAACAGGTCCTCTGttgtgaaggtgtgtgaggAGGCTCATCAGCGCGGAGTACAGGTCCACCGGGTCAGTAAGAGAGATCTGGACAAGATGTCTTCTGGGAGAGTTCATCAAGGAGTCTGCCTGCAAGCCAGTCCTCTGCGCTATCTCACCGAAGACTCTGCGCCCAGAAGAAACGACAGCCGCCCCCCTCTCTGGCTAGTCCTGGAGGAAATTCAGGACCCGATGAATCTGGGGGCCATCCTGCGCTCTGCGTACTTCCTGGGTGTGGACAGAGTGGCGAGCAGTCTTCACGACAGCTGCCCACTGTCTCCAGTCGTCAGCAAGGCCAGCTCAGGCGTCATGGAGGTGTTTGGGGTGTACGGGTACGAAAACCTTGAGGATATGCTGAGGTTAAAGGCGTCACAGGGCTGGCAGGTGGTCGGCACGGTGGGAACGGAAGCAGAGCAGTCCCACATTCCCGTCGGCCAGTGTTCAGACTTTCAGATGACGAAGCCCACGTTGTTGTTGATGGGAGGTGAAGGGGAAGGACTGTCCAAGGAGCTGCTCTCTTTGTGCCAGACCCTTCTCACCATCCCAGCTGGTAGGGAGTTGTTCCCTGGTATCGAGTCTCTCAACGTCTCTGTAGCTACAGGCATCCTGCTGCACTCTCTGCTGTCAACCAGGTGA
- the chmp2a gene encoding charged multivesicular body protein 2a, protein MDFLFGRRKTPEEMLRQNQRALNKAMRELDRERMKLEQQEKKIIADIKKMAKQGQMDAVKIMAKDLVRTRRYVKKFIMMKANIQAVSLKIQTLKSNNSMAQAMKGVTKAMATMNRQLKLPQIQKIMMEFEKQSEIMDMKEEMMNDAIDDAMGDEDDEEESDAIVSQVLDELGLNLSDELSNLPTTGGSLSAAAGKKAEPQAALADADADLEERLNNLRRD, encoded by the exons ATGGATTTCCTGTTTGGGAGAAGGAAAACTCCGGAGGAGATGCTGAGGCAGAACCAGCGGGCGCTCAACAAAGCCATGAGGGAACTGGACAGAGAGCGAATGAAactggagcagcaggagaagaagaTCATCGCTGACATAAAGAAAATGGCCAAACAGGGACAAATG GACGCCGTCAAGATCATGGCCAAAGATTTGGTTCGCACACGGCGCTACGTGAAGAAGTTCATCATGATGAAAGCCAACATTCAGGCTGTCAGTCTAAAGATACAGACGCTCAAGTCAAACAACAGCATGGCGCAGGCTATGAAGGGCGTCACCAAAGCCATGGCCACCATGAACAGACAG CTGAAACTTCCTCAGATTCAGAAGATCATGATGGAGTTTGAAAAACAGAGTGAAATCATGGACatgaaggaggagatgatgaaCGACGCCATCGATGATGCAATGGGCGATGAGGACGATGAAGAGGAGAG CGACGCCATCGTGTCCCAAGTGCTGGACGAGCTGGGTCTCAATCTGTCCGACGAACTGTCAA ATCTTCCAACGACAGGGGGAAGCTTGTCGGCAGCTGCTGGAAAGAAGGCCGAGCCCCAGGCTGCGCTGGCTGACGCAGACGCCGATCTGGAGGAGCGGCTCAATAACCTCCGGAGAGATTAA
- the msl1b gene encoding male-specific lethal 1 homolog isoform X2, translating to MTLRATLFPNTGFKQDADSIDFDKTHFGATTVSPLSLKRESCDFVIDVQNVQGGEIPSKSRDLDQNYMTSKVSLAATVSELVQGDNKTVGILSPVRQMGGEGTPVKGKPLSADTMDNPQMTVNNNPKDAGADDSVKGVVPGVLGTASIELSSEGKWRNIRKTPANPHTQANCLRQILLLQLDLIEQQQQQLQSKDKEIDELKADKETLLARIERMERRLQLTRKDPPRDKRLFQPLEPWTPDKEDMWDLDVEENPQPNQATQLPFSRGGKGQKRKTCFGDPKVQKSRGKTAKLSPQKPEIQPGSPNQRELRSKETPEKTVPLRSGAERDIMLPCKEEPELSCQIEDLPFMSTTEMYLCCWNQPPLSPLRETSPKKEEEVAIPSWRENHIEPLNEEPSCNPAEPLDDNVFLKRHSKLELDEKRRKRWDIQRIREQRMFQRLQQRMNRKKVIPETEPELSSFYPDTEDVETIVITPFLPVVAFGRPLPKLAQQNFELPWLDDRSRCRIEVPKKHTPHRTCRK from the exons ATGACTCTGAGAGCCACGCTGTTTCCGAATACAGGGTTCAAGCAGGACGCTGACAGCATCGACTTTGACAAAACGCATTTCGGGGCCACCACCGTGAGCCCTTTGAGCCTCAAGAGGGAGTCCTGCGACTTTGTTATAGATGTTCAAAACGTGCAGGGGGGCGAGATCCCGAGCAAATCAAGAGACTTAGACCAGAATTACATGACAAGCAAAGTTTCCCTCGCTGCCACGGTTTCAGAACTAGTTCAAGGTGACAATAAAACGGTGGGGATATTGTCCCCTGTCAGACAAATGGGGGGTGAGGGAACCCCAGTGAAAGGTAAACCCCTCTCTGCTGACACCATGGATAACCCTCAGATGACTGTGAACAATAACCCCAAGGATGCCGGTGCTGATGACAGTGTGAAGGGGGTCGTCCCTGGAGTCCTTGGCACCGCATCCATTGAACTCTCCTCTGAGGGCAAGTGGAGAAACATCAGGAAGACCCCTGCTAATCCCCACACACAGGCCAACTGCCTCCGGCAGATTCTCCTCCTCCAACTGGACCTCATcgaacaacagcaacaacagctgcAGTCCAAGGACAAGGAGATAGATGAGCTCAAAGCAGACAAAGAGACG CTGCTTGCGCGCATTGAGCGCATGGAGCGTCGCCTGCAGCTCACAAGGAAGGACCCGCCGCGCGACAAGCGCCTTTTCCAGCCCCTGGAGCCATGGACCCCTGACAAGGAGGACATGTGGGATCTGGATGTAGAGGAGAATCCGCAGCCCAACCAAGCCACTCAACTCCCCTTTAGCCGGGGTGGCAAAGGACAAAAgag GAAAACTTGCTTTGGAGATCCAAAAGTCCAGAAATCACGGGGCAAAACTGCCAAGCTTAGCCCCCAGAAACCTGAGATTCAGCCTGGCTCTCCCAATCAACGAGAGCTGCGCAGTAAGGAAACCCCAGAGAAGACCGTTCCTCTGAGGTCAGGGGCAGAAAGGGACATTATGCTCCCATGCAAAGAGGAGCCTGAGCTGAGCTGTCAGATTGAAGATCTTCCCTTCATGTCTACTACTGAGATGTACCTCTGTTGCTGGAACCAACCTCCTCTTTCCCCTCTACGGGAGACGTCCCctaaaaaggaggaagaggtggcCA TTCCATCGTGGAGGGAAAATCACATAGAGCCCCTGAATGAGGAACCTTCCTGTAACCCTGCTGAG CCGCTGGATGACAATGTGTTCTTGAAACGCCACTCGAAGTTGGAGTTGgatgagaagaggaggaaaag atgGGACATCCAGCGAATCAGAGAGCAGCGCATGTTTCAGCGTTTGCAGCAGCGCATGAACAGGAAGAAAGTCATCCCGGAGACTGAGCCAGAGCTGTCGTCCTTCTACCCTGACACCGAAGATG TTGAGACTATAGTGATCACTCCCTTCCTACCTGTGGTTGCATTCGGCCGGCCACTGCCCAAACTGGCACAACA GAACTTTGAGCTGCCATGGCTTGATGACCGAAGCCGATGTCGCATCGAGGTGCCTAAAAAACACACGCCTCACCGGACCTGTCGGAAGTAA
- the msl1b gene encoding male-specific lethal 1 homolog isoform X1 produces MTLRATLFPNTGFKQDADSIDFDKTHFGATTVSPLSLKRESCDFVIDVQNVQGGEIPSKSRDLDQNYMTSKVSLAATVSELVQGDNKTVGILSPVRQMGGEGTPVKGKPLSADTMDNPQMTVNNNPKDAGADDSVKGVVPGVLGTASIELSSEGKWRNIRKTPANPHTQANCLRQILLLQLDLIEQQQQQLQSKDKEIDELKADKETLLARIERMERRLQLTRKDPPRDKRLFQPLEPWTPDKEDMWDLDVEENPQPNQATQLPFSRGGKGQKRKTCFGDPKVQKSRGKTAKLSPQKPEIQPGSPNQRELRSKETPEKTVPLRSGAERDIMLPCKEEPELSCQIEDLPFMSTTEMYLCCWNQPPLSPLRETSPKKEEEVASEWTPHVVHDMLIVFPSWRENHIEPLNEEPSCNPAEPLDDNVFLKRHSKLELDEKRRKRWDIQRIREQRMFQRLQQRMNRKKVIPETEPELSSFYPDTEDVETIVITPFLPVVAFGRPLPKLAQQNFELPWLDDRSRCRIEVPKKHTPHRTCRK; encoded by the exons ATGACTCTGAGAGCCACGCTGTTTCCGAATACAGGGTTCAAGCAGGACGCTGACAGCATCGACTTTGACAAAACGCATTTCGGGGCCACCACCGTGAGCCCTTTGAGCCTCAAGAGGGAGTCCTGCGACTTTGTTATAGATGTTCAAAACGTGCAGGGGGGCGAGATCCCGAGCAAATCAAGAGACTTAGACCAGAATTACATGACAAGCAAAGTTTCCCTCGCTGCCACGGTTTCAGAACTAGTTCAAGGTGACAATAAAACGGTGGGGATATTGTCCCCTGTCAGACAAATGGGGGGTGAGGGAACCCCAGTGAAAGGTAAACCCCTCTCTGCTGACACCATGGATAACCCTCAGATGACTGTGAACAATAACCCCAAGGATGCCGGTGCTGATGACAGTGTGAAGGGGGTCGTCCCTGGAGTCCTTGGCACCGCATCCATTGAACTCTCCTCTGAGGGCAAGTGGAGAAACATCAGGAAGACCCCTGCTAATCCCCACACACAGGCCAACTGCCTCCGGCAGATTCTCCTCCTCCAACTGGACCTCATcgaacaacagcaacaacagctgcAGTCCAAGGACAAGGAGATAGATGAGCTCAAAGCAGACAAAGAGACG CTGCTTGCGCGCATTGAGCGCATGGAGCGTCGCCTGCAGCTCACAAGGAAGGACCCGCCGCGCGACAAGCGCCTTTTCCAGCCCCTGGAGCCATGGACCCCTGACAAGGAGGACATGTGGGATCTGGATGTAGAGGAGAATCCGCAGCCCAACCAAGCCACTCAACTCCCCTTTAGCCGGGGTGGCAAAGGACAAAAgag GAAAACTTGCTTTGGAGATCCAAAAGTCCAGAAATCACGGGGCAAAACTGCCAAGCTTAGCCCCCAGAAACCTGAGATTCAGCCTGGCTCTCCCAATCAACGAGAGCTGCGCAGTAAGGAAACCCCAGAGAAGACCGTTCCTCTGAGGTCAGGGGCAGAAAGGGACATTATGCTCCCATGCAAAGAGGAGCCTGAGCTGAGCTGTCAGATTGAAGATCTTCCCTTCATGTCTACTACTGAGATGTACCTCTGTTGCTGGAACCAACCTCCTCTTTCCCCTCTACGGGAGACGTCCCctaaaaaggaggaagaggtggcCAGTGAGTGGACTCCTCATGTAGTACATGATATGCTGATTGTTT TTCCATCGTGGAGGGAAAATCACATAGAGCCCCTGAATGAGGAACCTTCCTGTAACCCTGCTGAG CCGCTGGATGACAATGTGTTCTTGAAACGCCACTCGAAGTTGGAGTTGgatgagaagaggaggaaaag atgGGACATCCAGCGAATCAGAGAGCAGCGCATGTTTCAGCGTTTGCAGCAGCGCATGAACAGGAAGAAAGTCATCCCGGAGACTGAGCCAGAGCTGTCGTCCTTCTACCCTGACACCGAAGATG TTGAGACTATAGTGATCACTCCCTTCCTACCTGTGGTTGCATTCGGCCGGCCACTGCCCAAACTGGCACAACA GAACTTTGAGCTGCCATGGCTTGATGACCGAAGCCGATGTCGCATCGAGGTGCCTAAAAAACACACGCCTCACCGGACCTGTCGGAAGTAA
- the snf8 gene encoding vacuolar-sorting protein SNF8 has product MHRRGVGAGAIAKKKLAEAKYKERGNVLAEDQIVQMSKQLETFKSNLEEFASKHKQEIRKSSQFRVQFQEMCATIGVDPLASGKGFWSEMLGVGDFYYELGVQIIEVCLALKHRNGGLITLDELHQRVLKGRGKYAQDVSQDDLVRAIKKLKVMGNGFGMIPVGGSYLVQSVPAELNMDHTVVLQLAEKKGYVTVSEIKDSLKWEKERACHVLDHLLKEGLAWLDSQAAGESQYWLPALFSELTSRDVTPEEANQMTP; this is encoded by the exons ATGCATCGGAGAGGTGTCGGTGCGGGAGCTATTGCCAAAAAGAAGCTGGCAGAG GCCAAATATAAGGAGAGAGGAAATGTTCTCGCAGAGGACCAAATCGTCCAA ATGTCCAAGCAGTTGGAGACATTCAAGTCCAACCTGGAGGAATTTGCCAGCAAACATAAACAGGAAATCAGAAAGAGTTCACAGTTCAGGGTCCAGTTTCAGGAAATGTGTGCCACCATTGGAGTTGACCCACTTGCCT CTGGCAAAGGTTTTTGGTCTGAGATGCTTGGTGTAGGTGACTTCTATTATGAGCTCGGTGTGCAGATTATTGAAGTGTGTCTGGCCCTGAAACACAGAAATGGAG GGCTCATTACTCTGGATGAACTCCATCAGAGAGTACTGAAGGGACGAGGGAAATATGCTCAGGATGTGAGCCA AGATGACTTGGTGAGAGCTATAAAGAAGCTGAAGGTGATGGGCAATGGCTTTGGGATGATTCCTGTTGGTGGTTCTTACTTGGTGCAGTCGGTCCCAGCAGAGCTCAACATGGATCACACTGTCGTTCTACAGCTGGCTGAG AAAAAGGGCTACGTGACAGTGAGTGAGATCAAGGACAGCCTAAAATGGGAGAAGGAGCGGGCTTGTCACGTCCTG GATCACCTGCTGAAAGAGGGCCTGGCCTGGTTGGACTCTCAAGCAGCTGGAGAATCACAGTACTGGCTGCCCGCTCTCTTCTCTGAGCTGACCTCCCGTGATGTCACACCGGAGGAGGCCAATCAGATGACACCTTGA